The Erigeron canadensis isolate Cc75 chromosome 4, C_canadensis_v1, whole genome shotgun sequence genome window below encodes:
- the LOC122595953 gene encoding peroxidase 16-like, with protein sequence MKKQIVCLLFLSLFIASSYAQLKQNFYQSTCPNVESIVRSAVAKKFQQTFVTAPGTLRLFFHDCFVRGCDASVLLSNANAEKDHHDDMSLAGDGFDTVIKAKEAVDSNPSCRNKVSCADILALATRDVVALTGGPSYKVELGRRDGRISTKASVQHKLPHPEFNLDQLNTMFASHGLSQTDMIALSGAHTLGFSHCGQFKKRIYSKAGIDQTLNRQYALELRQMCPLNVDPRIAINMDPTSPNIFDNAYYKNLQQGKGLFTSDQVLFTDKRSRATVNLFASNNNAFYQAFVTAMTKLGRVGVLTGNQGEIRRDCSRVN encoded by the exons ATGAAGAAGCAAATAGTATGTCTCTTGTTCCTGTCTTTGTTCATTGCTTCATCTTATGCTCAACTTAAACAGAATTTCTACCAATCCACTTGCCCAAATGTCGAATCAATAGTCCGTTCAGCCGTTGCCAAGAAATTCCAGCAAACCTTCGTCACTGCTCCAGGCACTCTTCGTCTTTTCTTCCACGACTGTTTTGTTCGG ggaTGTGATGCTTCGGTGTTATTGTCGAATGCAAATGCAGAAAAAGACCATCACGACGACATGTCACTAGCTGGAGACGGCTTTGACACGGTCATCAAAGCCAAGGAGGCCGTCGATAGCAATCCAAGTTGCCGGAATAAAGTTTCTTGTGCTGATATATTGGCTCTTGCCACTAGAGATGTTGTAGCCTTG ACAGGTGGGCCATCTTACAAAGTGGAATTAGGAAGGAGAGATGGAAGAATATCTACCAAGGCAAGTGTCCAACACAAACTTCCACATCCCGAGTTTAACCTGGACCAACTTAACACCATGTTCGCCTCGCATGGTCTATCTCAAACTGATATGATTGCACTTTctg GTGCACATACACTTGGATTCTCACATTGTGGCCAATTCAAGAAACGTATCTATTCAAAGGCTGGGATAGACCAAACCTTAAATCGACAATACGCTCTTGAGCTAAGACAAATGTGCCCGCTTAATGTAGATCCTCGGATCGCTATAAACATGGACCCAACCTCCCCGAACATTTTTGATAATGCGTATTATAAGAACCTTCAACAAGGAAAGGGTTTGTTTACCTCTGACCAAGTATTGTTCACGGATAAACGATCAAGGGCCACAGTCAACCTATTCGCCTCAAACAACAATGCCTTTTATCAAGCTTTTGTGACCGCCATGACCAAGCTTGGTCGTGTTGGGGTTTTGACGGGTAACCAAGGAGAAATCAGACGCGATTGTAGTAGAGTTAACTAG
- the LOC122598693 gene encoding uncharacterized protein LOC122598693, whose product MYENHHLHFIKQTMLKHEDTFRHQVRELHRLYNVQKNLMDDLRNDTRQNNIEFSPRATLDTNNDKIISGLDILRPDKLEEDMLRGDDSGTAEDQIEPHDVELTLSIGPSTSKRRTQNCYHHQMGGNDPSKVVIKPNLANSSTLLYNNNNQDSKRPHWLFQDLSLNRT is encoded by the exons ATGTACGAAAACCACCATTTACATTTCATCAAGCAGACAATGTTGAAGCATGAAGATACCTTTAGACACCAG GTGAGGGAACTTCATCGACTGTACAATGTTCAAAAGAATTTGATGGATGACTTGCGAAATGATACTAGACAAAACAACATTGAATTCAGTCCGAGGGCTACTTTGGATACTAACAACGACAAGATAATATCTGGTTTGGATATTTTAAGACCAGATAAACTTGAAGAAGATATGTTACGCGGAGACGATAGTGGCACTGCCGAGGACCAAATAGAGCCCCATGACGTGGAACTAACTTTAAGTATCGGCCCTAGCACTAGTAAGAGACGAACACAAAATTGCTATCATCATCAGATGGGAGGCAACGATCCATCTAAGGTAgttataaaaccaaatttgGCCAACTCAAGTACATTAttgtacaataataataatcaagatAGCAAGAGGCCACATTGGCTTTTTCAGGATCTGAGTCTAAATAGAACATAa
- the LOC122595124 gene encoding plasma membrane ATPase 4 — MGGENALSLEGIKNETVDLEKVPIEEVFEQLKCNREGLSSDEGASRLEIFGPNKLEEKKESKLLKFLGFMWNPLSWVMEAAAIMAIALANGGGKPPDWQDFVGIMCLLVINSTISFIEENNAGNAAAALMAGLAPKTKVLRDGRWSEQEAAILVPGDIISIKLGDIVPADARLLEGDPLKIDQSALTGESLPVTKNPYDEVFSGSTCKQGELEAVVIATGVHTFFGKAAHLVDSTNQVGHFQKVLTAIGNFCICSIAVGMVVEIIVMYPIQHRPYRQGIDNLLVLLIGGIPIAMPTVLSVTMAIGSHRLSQQGAITKRMTAIEEMAGMDVLCSDKTGTLTLNKLSVDKNLIEVFGKGLDKEQVLLYAARASRTENQDAIDAAIVGTLADPKEARAGIREVHFFPFNPVDKRTALTYIDGSGNWFRASKGAPEQILTLCGCKEDLKKKVHAMIDKFAERGLRSLGVARQDVPQKSKDSAGGPWEFVGLLSLFDPPRHDSAETIRRALNLGVNVKMITGDQLAIAKETGRRLGMGTNMYPSSSLLGGHKDESIAGLPIDELIEKADGFAGVFPEHKYEIVKKLQERKHICGMTGDGVNDAPALKKADIGIAVADATDAARGASDIVLTEPGLSVIISAVLTSRAIFQRMKNYTIYAVSITIRIVFGFMFIALIWKFDFSPFMVLIIAILNDGTIMTISKDRVKPSPLPDSWKLKEIFATGVALGGYLALMTVIFFYIMKDTDFFSDKFSVKSIRDSEYEMMAALYLQVSIVSQALIFVTRSRSWSFVERPGFLLMGAFLAAQLVATLIAVYAEWNFARIKGIGWKWAGVIWLYSIVFYFPLDIMKFAIRYILSGKAWLSMIDNRTAFTTKENYGRGEREAQWAHAQRTLHGLQAPDTSNLFNEKSSYRELSEIAEQAKRRAEVARLREVLTLKGHVESVVKLKGLDIDTIQQHYTV; from the exons ATGGGCGGTGAAAATGCTCTTAGCCTTGAAGGCATCAAAAATGAGACTGTAGATCTG GAAAAAGTACCAATCGAAGAGGTATTTGAACAGTTGAAATGTAACCGTGAAGGTTTGAGCTCCGATGAAGGAGCCTCAAGGCTTGAAATTTTCGGACCAAACAAGTTGGAGGAGAAGAAg GAAAGCAAGCTCCTCAAGTTTCTTGGGTTTATGTGGAACCCTTTGTCATGGGTCATGGAGGCTGCAGCCATCATGGCAATTGCTCTGGCTAATGGAGGTGGGAAGCCACCAGACTGGCAAGATTTTGTTGGTATTATGTGTCTGCTTGTTATTAACTCCACCATCAGTTTCATTGAAGAAAACAACGCCGGAAATGCTGCTGCTGCCCTTATGGCTGGTCTTGCACCTAAAACTAAG GTTCTAAGGGATGGTAGATGGAGTGAACAAGAAGCTGCCATATTGGTTCCTGGAGATATTATAAGTATCAAACTTGGTGACATTGTCCCTGCTGATGCTCGTCTTCTTGAAGGTGATCCCTTAAAGATTGACCAATCTGCCCTTACCGGTGAATCTCTCCCTGTTACCAAGAACCCGTATGATGAAGTGTTCTCTGGTTCAACTTGCAAGCAAGGTGAACTTGAAGCAGTTGTCATCGCTACTGGAGTCCACACTTTCTTTGGGAAGGCCGCACATCTTGTGGATAGCACAAACCAAGTTGGTCACTTCCAGAAGGTGCTAACGGCAATTGGAAACTTTTGCATTTGCTCTATTGCTGTTGGAATGGTTGTTGAGATAATTGTCATGTACCCAATCCAACACAGACCTTACAGACAGGGAATTGACAATCTTTTGGTGTTGCTTATTGGAGGAATTCCAATTGCTATGCCTACTGTTCTTTCAGTTACCATGGCTATTGGATCTCACAGGCTTTCACAGCAAGGTGCCATTACTAAGAGAATGACTGCCATTGAAGAGATGGCAGGAATGGATGTTCTCTGCAGTGACAAGACAGGAACATTGacacttaacaaactttcaGTTGATAAAAATTTGATCGAGGTGTTTGGCAAAGGTttggacaaggaacaagttttGCTTTACGCTGCAAGAGCTTCCAGGACAGAAAACCAAGATGCTATTGATGCCGCCATTGTTGGAACCCTTGCTGACCCCAAAGAG GCAAGGGCTGGCATCAGAGAGGTCCATTTCTTCCCATTCAACCCTGTGGACAAGAGGACTGCTTTGACTTACATTGATGGCAGTGGCAACTGGTTTAGAGCTAGCAAAGGTGCACCAGAACAG ATCTTGACCCTCTGTGGCTGCAAAGAAGACCTCAAGAAGAAAGTGCATGCAATGATTGATAAATTTGCCGAACGTGGTCTCAGATCTCTGGGTGTTGCGCGACAG GATGTACCACAAAAGTCAAAAGATAGTGCTGGTGGTCCATGGGAATTTGTTGGTTTGTTGTCTCTCTTTGATCCACCAAGGCATGACAGTGCTGAGACCATTCGAAGAGCTCTCAATCTTGGTGTAAATGTCAAGATGATTACTGGTGATCAGCTTGCCATTGCTAAGGAAACTGGAAGAAGGCTTGGAATGGGAACAAATATGTACCCTTCCTCATCTTTACTCGGTGGACACAAGGATGAATCAATTGCAGGACTTCCCATTGATGAGTTGATCGAGAAAGCTGATGGGTTTGCCGGAGTTTTCCCTG AGCACAAGTATGAGATTGTGAAGAAATTACAAGAGAGGAAACACATTTGTGGGATGACGGGAGATGGTGTGAACGATGCCCCTGCTTTAAAGAAGGCTGATATTGGAATTGCAGTGGCTGACGCTACTGATGCTGCAAGAGGTGCTTCTGACATTGTGCTTACCGAGCCTGGGCTCAGTGTGATTATTAGTGCTGTGCTTACCAGCAGAGCTATTTTCCAAAGAATGAAAAACTACACA ATCTATGCAGTTTCTATCACCATCCGTATTGTGTTTGGGTTCATGTTCATTGCTTTGATATGGAAGTTTGACTTCTCTCCCTTCATGGTTCTTATTATTGCAATTCTTAATGACG gAACCATCATGACAATCTCAAAGGATAGGGTGAAGCCCTCCCCATTACCTGATAGCTGGAAACTAAAAGAGATCTTTGCCACTGGTGTTGCACTTGGAGGTTACTTAGCTTTGATGACAGTTATCTTTTTCTATATCATGAAAGATACCGACTTCTTCTCG GATAAATTTAGCGTGAAATCTATTAGAGATAGTGAATATGAGATGATGGCTGCTCTATATTTGCAAGTCAGTATTGTGAGCCAGGCTTTAATCTTTGTCACCCGTTCTCGCAGCTGGTCATTTGTTGAACGACCCGGGTTCTTGCTAATGGGTGCCTTTCTAGCAGCACAACTG GTAGCAACTTTGATAGCAGTATATGCAGAGTGGAATTTCGCAAGAATTAAAGGAATTGGCTGGAAATGGGCTGGTGTCATCTGGCTTTACAGCATCGTGTTTTATTTCCCTCTTGATATCATGAAGTTTGCCATTCGTTACATCCTTAGTGGCAAGGCTTGGCTCAGCATGATTGACAACAGG ACTGCTTTCACAACAAAGGAGAATTACGGAAGAGGGGAGAGAGAGGCTCAATGGGCTCACGCTCAGAGGACTCTACACGGACTTCAAGCACCTGATACATCAAACCTTTTCAACGAGAAGAGCAGCTACAGAGAACTTTCTGAGATCGCTGAACAGGCCAAAAGACGTGCTGAAGTTGCAAG GCTTCGTGAGGTACTTACATTGAAGGGTCACGTTGAGTCAGTGGTGAAACTGAAGGGGCTTGACATTGACACAATTCAACAACATTATACAGTATGA
- the LOC122595981 gene encoding uncharacterized protein LOC122595981 — protein MTITMSSIASSQQSFFINTLVSIPYTKSSNIIPKRSITTISCNTNKSPSQNNQDSSRVNENNQLAKLALVTLAAGVLTLGAIDPAFAAKSGGRVGGQAFRSAPRQSAPRSSSPRINNSRTNIYINPQVAPPLLGGYGYGYGGWGWSPFSFFAPGPSVAVGIGGGFDTLVFFMLIGAAAAVVRRFFGSRKDYDDQDY, from the exons ATGACGATCACCATGTCATCAATTGCTTCATCTCAACAAAGCTTCTTCATCAACACCCTTGTCTCTATCCCTTATACGAAATCAAGCAATATTATTCCCAAAAGATCAATAACAACAATATCTTGTAACACCAACAAATCTCCATCTCAAAACAATCAAGATTCATCCAG AGTCAATGAGAACAATCAATTAGCAAAGCTTGCTTTGGTGACCCTGGCAGCTGGAGTGTTGACACTTGGAGCAATTGATCCGGCTTTCGCAGCCAAATCAGGTGGTCGTGTTGGTGGTCAAGCTTTTCGTTCTGCTCCAAGGCAATCAGCCCCTCGTTCATCTTCACCAAGAATCAATAACTCAAG gaccaatatatatattaacccaCAGGTTGCACCACCACTACTAGGCGGTTATGGTTACGGTTATGGTGGTTGGGGATGGTCCCCGTTTTCATTCTTTGCACCTGGCCCGAGCGTGGCTGTTGGAATTGGAGGCGGGTTTGACACATTGGTATTTTTTATGCTTATTGGAGCCGCGGCAGCTGTGGTTAGAAGGTTCTTTGGGTCGAGGAAGGATTATGATGACCAAGATTACTAG
- the LOC122598186 gene encoding peroxidase 16-like, with protein MKKQMICLLFLSLFIASSYAQLRQNFYQSTCPNVESIVKSAVTKKFQQTFVTVPGTLRLFFHDCFVRGCDASVLLANANAEKDHPDDISLAGDGFDTVIKAKAALDSNPNCRNKVSCADILALATRDVIGLSGGPSYSVELGRRDGRVSTKASVQHSLPHPDFKLDQLNTMFAKHGLSQTDMIALSGAHTLGFSHCGKFSSRIYGKGGIDPTLNRQYALQLRQMCPRNVDPRIAINMDPTTPRTFDNAYFQNLQQGKGLFVSDQVLFTDNRSKPTVNQFASSNTAFNQAFVTAITKLGRVGVLTGNKGEIRRDCTRAN; from the exons ATGAAGAAGCAAATGATATGCTTGCTGTTCCTCTCTTTGTTCATTGCTTCGTCTTATGCTCAACTTAGACAAAATTTCTATCAATCCACCTGCCCAAATGTTGAATCAATTGTGAAATCAGCTGTCACGAAGAAATTCCAGCAAACGTTTGTCACCGTTCCAGGCACTCTACGCCTCTTCTTCCATGACTGCTTTGTTCGG ggatgTGATGCCTCGGTTCTTCTAGCAAATGCAAACGCCGAAAAGGACCACCCTGATGACATATCACTCGCTGGAGATGGATTCGACACCGTCATTAAAGCTAAAGCCGCCCTTGACAGTAATCCCAATTGCCGAAACAAAGTTTCTTGCGCTGATATATTGGCTCTTGCCACTAGAGATGTCATAGGCTTG tcaggTGGGCCATCATACAGTGTAGAATTGGGCAGAAGAGATGGTAGAGTTTCTACAAAGGCAAGCGTTCAACATAGTCTTCCACATCCGGATTTTAAATTAGACCAACTTAACACCATGTTTGCAAAGCATGGTCTATCTCAAACCGATATGATTGCACTTTCTG GTGCACATACTCTTGGATTTTCTCATTGTGGCAAATTCTCGTCACGTATATATGGAAAGGGTGGAATAGACCCAACCCTAAACCGACAATACGCTCTTCAGCTAAGACAAATGTGTCCGAGAAATGTAGACCCAAGGATCGCGATTAACATGGACCCCACCACTCCTCGGACTTTTGACAATGCGTATTTCCAAAATCTTCAACAAGGAAAAGGATTGTTTGTCTCTGACCAGGTCTTGTTCACTGACAACCGATCAAAGCCAACAGTTAACCAATTTGCGTCTAGCAACACCGCCTTCAACCAAGCTTTTGTGACCGCCATCACCAAACTTGGTCGAGTTGGGGTGTTGACCGGTAACAAAGGTGAGATCAGGCGTGATTGTACAAGGGCTAATTAA